The Acinetobacter pittii genome contains a region encoding:
- the soxA gene encoding LLM class flavin-dependent oxidoreductase, with protein MTDFKAKEILLNAFDMNCVGHINHGLWTHPRDESHRFNELSYWTEQAKTLESGLFDSLFIADITGVYDVYQNGIDLTLKESIQLPSHDPSTLISAMAAVTQNLSFGVTVNLSYEHPYQFARRFASLDHLTQGRIGWNIVTGYLDSAERLIGQKGLKDHDARYEQAEEFLELCYKYWEGSWENDAVKKDKARRVFTDPSKVHTIHHHGKYYQSEGVFQVSPSVQRTPTLFQAGASPKGMQFATRHAECVFIGGDKPEKIREQVKKIRTLAEQQGRSANDIKVFVGITVVVADTHDLAVQKLNEYRQYASPEAGLAHYASSTGIDLSKFADDEAIPYQKSNSIVSITEKFKEQQITKNDLKAQHVLGGRYPLIVGSGEEVAEYLIHLLDETDIDGFNLTRTVAPESHHDFIRLVIPELQQRGRYKTAYKTGSLRNKIFNRGDQLPKQHPVQAFRCSPNNNSKNLTTIEEITA; from the coding sequence TAACGAATTGAGCTATTGGACAGAACAAGCCAAGACCTTAGAAAGTGGTTTATTTGATAGTTTATTTATTGCGGACATTACAGGTGTGTATGACGTCTATCAAAACGGTATTGATCTGACTTTAAAAGAGTCCATTCAGCTTCCGAGCCATGACCCATCTACACTCATTTCAGCTATGGCGGCAGTCACTCAAAACTTAAGTTTTGGGGTCACTGTGAATTTGAGCTATGAACATCCATATCAGTTTGCACGCCGCTTTGCGAGTCTCGACCATTTAACTCAAGGTCGTATTGGCTGGAATATCGTGACAGGTTATCTAGATAGTGCCGAACGCTTAATTGGTCAAAAAGGTTTAAAAGACCACGATGCCCGCTATGAACAAGCCGAAGAGTTTTTAGAACTTTGCTACAAATATTGGGAAGGTTCTTGGGAAAACGACGCAGTTAAAAAAGATAAAGCACGGCGTGTTTTTACAGATCCATCTAAGGTGCATACCATTCACCACCATGGAAAGTATTACCAGAGTGAAGGTGTGTTTCAGGTATCTCCTTCTGTGCAACGCACTCCAACCCTATTTCAAGCAGGTGCTTCACCTAAAGGTATGCAGTTTGCAACACGTCATGCTGAATGTGTATTTATTGGCGGTGACAAACCCGAAAAAATTCGCGAACAAGTGAAAAAGATTCGTACTCTTGCCGAACAGCAAGGACGCTCAGCGAATGATATTAAAGTGTTTGTCGGTATAACAGTTGTTGTTGCCGACACACATGATCTGGCCGTACAGAAACTGAATGAATATCGTCAGTATGCAAGTCCTGAAGCAGGCTTAGCGCATTACGCGAGTTCAACTGGTATCGACTTAAGTAAATTTGCCGACGATGAAGCGATTCCTTACCAAAAAAGTAACAGTATTGTTTCGATTACCGAAAAATTTAAAGAGCAACAAATCACAAAAAATGACTTAAAAGCTCAGCATGTTTTAGGTGGCCGTTATCCCCTCATCGTGGGTAGTGGCGAAGAAGTTGCTGAATACTTAATTCATCTTTTAGATGAGACAGATATTGATGGCTTTAATTTAACACGTACTGTTGCACCTGAGTCTCACCACGACTTTATCCGCTTGGTCATTCCTGAGCTACAACAACGTGGTCGCTATAAAACTGCATATAAAACGGGTTCACTGCGGAACAAAATTTTTAATCGGGGTGATCAATTACCAAAACAACACCCTGTTCAAGCGTTCCGATGTAGTCCCAATAACAACAGCAAAAACTTAACAACAATTGAAGAAATAACCGCTTAA
- a CDS encoding MetQ/NlpA family ABC transporter substrate-binding protein encodes MAQTASKKWLGVGLVVVVLFVALFLWNKHRQSGSNELVIGISPPFAKTLQAAADEAKKQGLNVKLVEFSDWNTPNITLNHGDIDANFFQHQPFLDNAIKETGFKLKAFAVGAASHVGLYSKKYKSLDELPQNARVVIPNDPVNQGRALLLLQQAKLITLKDSNNHLSALKDVVSNPKNLQFVEVEGPQTARAIDDVDLAFGYPHYLRLAKTAAPESALLLDDNTNKRYAILFVVRDDYQDKGDKLKKFVEIYQNSPKVKAVLDAEIGPTLWFPGWK; translated from the coding sequence ATGGCTCAAACAGCCTCAAAAAAATGGCTAGGCGTAGGCTTAGTCGTTGTAGTCCTTTTTGTTGCTTTATTCTTATGGAATAAACATCGTCAAAGTGGCTCAAATGAACTTGTGATTGGCATTAGTCCCCCATTTGCAAAAACTTTACAAGCTGCTGCCGATGAAGCAAAGAAACAGGGGTTAAATGTAAAACTGGTCGAATTTTCTGACTGGAACACACCAAACATTACTTTAAATCATGGGGATATTGATGCGAACTTTTTCCAGCATCAACCTTTCTTAGATAATGCAATTAAAGAAACTGGCTTTAAATTAAAGGCATTTGCAGTGGGTGCAGCATCACATGTGGGACTTTATTCAAAGAAGTACAAAAGCCTTGATGAATTGCCGCAAAACGCACGTGTAGTCATTCCAAATGATCCAGTGAATCAAGGTCGTGCCCTACTACTCTTACAGCAAGCTAAATTAATTACGCTTAAAGATTCAAATAATCATTTATCTGCACTTAAAGATGTAGTTTCAAACCCTAAAAATTTGCAATTCGTAGAGGTTGAAGGACCACAAACTGCTCGTGCAATTGATGATGTTGACTTGGCTTTTGGCTATCCGCATTACTTACGCTTAGCAAAAACAGCTGCCCCTGAAAGTGCACTTTTACTTGATGACAATACCAATAAACGTTATGCAATTTTGTTTGTAGTGCGTGATGACTACCAAGATAAGGGCGACAAATTAAAGAAATTTGTTGAGATCTATCAAAACTCACCAAAAGTTAAAGCTGTGTTAGATGCCGAGATTGGGCCAACACTTTGGTTCCCTGGCTGGAAGTAA
- the metQ gene encoding MetQ/NlpA family ABC transporter substrate-binding protein, translating into MAIQFKQHKPWLLGITVLIVVLGLVGYRYIKNKQADDVLTIGISPPYAELLQSVANEVEKQGVHVKLVEFSDWRAPNVAVQNGDIDANFFQQSVFLRNAVKETGYDLHAFGVGSGSHVGLYSKKYKSLDDLPSNARVAIPNDPVNLARALILLHRAGLIQLKDINNELSTTQDIIANPKQLSFVEVEGPQTAHAYNDVDLIFGFSHYLKMAKVTDPHSALFLDPIDKKYAILFVTRRDYQDKNQKLATFVKAFQNSKQAQDILDKDFGKGMWFQGWK; encoded by the coding sequence ATGGCGATTCAGTTCAAACAGCATAAGCCTTGGTTACTCGGAATTACGGTTTTAATCGTAGTTCTGGGCCTCGTCGGTTACCGTTATATTAAAAATAAACAAGCCGATGATGTTTTAACGATTGGGATTAGCCCACCTTATGCTGAGCTATTACAAAGCGTAGCCAATGAAGTAGAAAAGCAAGGCGTTCATGTCAAACTCGTTGAATTTTCTGATTGGCGAGCACCCAATGTTGCCGTACAAAACGGTGATATTGATGCAAACTTTTTCCAGCAAAGCGTATTTCTACGTAATGCTGTAAAAGAAACGGGTTATGACTTACATGCATTTGGTGTGGGTTCAGGAAGTCATGTAGGTTTATATTCGAAAAAATATAAATCACTTGACGACTTACCTTCAAATGCACGTGTTGCTATTCCAAACGATCCAGTCAATTTAGCCCGTGCTTTAATTTTATTACATCGTGCAGGTTTAATTCAGCTTAAAGACATTAATAATGAGCTTTCAACCACTCAAGACATTATTGCTAATCCTAAACAGCTGAGCTTCGTTGAAGTTGAAGGACCACAGACAGCACATGCATATAACGATGTCGATTTAATTTTCGGCTTCTCTCACTACTTAAAAATGGCAAAGGTAACCGACCCACATAGCGCATTATTTTTAGATCCAATCGATAAAAAATATGCAATTTTGTTTGTGACCCGTCGCGATTACCAAGATAAAAACCAAAAACTTGCAACCTTTGTTAAAGCATTCCAGAACTCAAAACAAGCACAAGACATTCTGGATAAAGACTTTGGTAAAGGTATGTGGTTTCAAGGCTGGAAATAA
- a CDS encoding methionine ABC transporter ATP-binding protein, translated as MAMVSFGSQVDFSLPHIKIRGLNKFYQSQGQKLHALKEINLDIPQGKILGIIGKSGAGKSSLLRTLNGLELVNTGSIHIHQQNIAELSHAELIQTRQRIGMIFQHFNLMSAKTVWENVALPLKVSNYNKADIDERVNEVLALVGLADKSGYYPSQLSGGQKQRVGIARALVHHPEILLCDEATSALDPESTATILALLKKINQELGLTIVLITHEMQVIREICDQVVVIDQGEIVEAGQVWSVFSRPEQQITQELLNLEQITLPFKISPLPDEDSTHIIVKLKYEAEAHQVPDIQELLAKFKAPVNLYQSQVDTIQGHIIGSLLVGIPNVEIDISSIRQDASTAIAQFEVLGYARPAH; from the coding sequence ATGGCAATGGTGAGTTTTGGATCACAAGTTGATTTTTCTCTACCTCATATCAAAATTCGTGGTTTAAATAAGTTTTACCAATCACAAGGTCAAAAACTGCATGCTTTAAAAGAGATTAACCTTGATATTCCTCAAGGTAAGATTTTAGGCATTATTGGTAAAAGTGGTGCAGGAAAATCTTCCTTACTTCGCACGTTAAATGGCCTAGAACTAGTAAATACTGGCAGCATTCATATTCATCAACAAAACATTGCTGAATTGAGTCATGCTGAACTCATTCAAACCCGTCAACGAATTGGAATGATTTTTCAACATTTCAATTTAATGTCTGCAAAAACGGTTTGGGAAAATGTGGCATTGCCCTTAAAAGTTTCCAATTACAACAAAGCAGATATCGATGAGCGTGTAAATGAAGTTCTGGCACTCGTAGGCCTTGCTGATAAGTCTGGCTACTATCCATCGCAACTTTCAGGCGGACAAAAGCAACGTGTCGGTATTGCACGTGCACTTGTTCACCATCCAGAAATTTTACTCTGTGACGAAGCAACCTCTGCACTTGACCCTGAAAGTACCGCCACTATTCTGGCTTTACTTAAAAAGATTAATCAGGAGCTGGGTCTTACTATTGTATTAATTACTCACGAAATGCAGGTCATTCGAGAAATTTGTGATCAAGTGGTGGTGATTGATCAAGGTGAGATAGTAGAGGCTGGACAAGTCTGGTCTGTATTTTCACGACCAGAACAACAAATTACTCAAGAATTGTTAAACCTTGAGCAAATTACCCTGCCTTTTAAAATCAGTCCTCTACCCGATGAAGATTCGACTCATATTATTGTAAAACTGAAATATGAGGCTGAAGCACATCAGGTCCCTGATATTCAAGAATTACTTGCCAAATTTAAAGCGCCCGTCAATTTATATCAAAGTCAGGTCGATACCATTCAAGGGCATATTATTGGTTCACTTTTAGTCGGTATTCCTAACGTAGAAATTGATATTTCATCTATACGACAAGATGCATCAACTGCAATTGCACAATTTGAGGTACTTGGCTATGCACGACCAGCTCATTGA
- the metI gene encoding methionine ABC transporter permease, protein MHDQLIDLLITGTVDTLLMVGASAFIAFLIGLPIAVVLVSTSEHGIHPSQKINQALGWVINIARSVPFLILMVALIPLTRWIVGTSYGVWAAVVPLTIAAIPFFARIAEVSLREVDQGLIEAAQAMGCNRKQIIWHVLLPEALPGIVAGFTVTIVTMINSSAIAGAIGAGGLGDIAYRYGYQRFDMQIMLAVIFVLIVLVMLVQASGDALAQQLDKRKV, encoded by the coding sequence ATGCACGACCAGCTCATTGATTTATTAATTACTGGAACTGTAGATACCTTACTCATGGTAGGTGCATCTGCATTTATTGCTTTTTTAATTGGCTTACCGATTGCTGTTGTTTTAGTCAGTACTTCTGAGCACGGCATTCATCCGTCACAAAAGATTAATCAAGCTTTGGGTTGGGTCATCAATATCGCTCGCTCTGTACCCTTCCTTATTTTAATGGTTGCGCTTATTCCGCTTACTCGCTGGATTGTCGGCACGAGTTACGGCGTATGGGCGGCGGTTGTTCCGCTGACTATTGCTGCAATTCCTTTCTTTGCGCGTATTGCAGAAGTCAGCTTACGCGAAGTCGATCAAGGTTTAATTGAAGCTGCACAGGCCATGGGTTGTAACCGTAAACAAATTATTTGGCATGTACTTTTACCCGAGGCTTTACCGGGTATTGTGGCAGGCTTTACCGTGACTATTGTGACAATGATTAATTCCTCTGCGATTGCTGGTGCTATTGGTGCAGGTGGCTTAGGAGACATTGCTTATCGTTATGGCTATCAACGTTTTGATATGCAAATTATGTTGGCTGTAATTTTTGTGCTCATTGTTTTAGTCATGTTAGTACAAGCAAGTGGCGATGCATTAGCCCAGCAACTTGATAAACGTAAAGTTTAA
- the ychF gene encoding redox-regulated ATPase YchF, with the protein MGFNCGIVGLPNVGKSTLFNALTKAAIAAENFPFCTIEPNTGIVPVPDPRLDKLAAIVKPQRILPTTMEFVDIAGLVAGASKGEGLGNQFLANIRETDAIAHVVRCFEDENVIHVNGKIDPLDDIATINTELALADLETVAKAILRLTKVAKGGDKEAVATKAVLEKIQPLLDEGKPARAADLSDDERKLVRGFGLMTLKPTMYIANVAEDGFENNPHLDAVKKLAAEENAIVVPLCNQIEAEISLLEDEDRAEFLEAMGMEEPGLNVVIRAGYALLGLQTYFTAGEQEVRAWTVKVGATAPQAAGVIHTDFEKGFIRAEVVAYDDFVQYNGENGAKEAGKWRLEGKTYVVQDGDVMHFRFNV; encoded by the coding sequence ATGGGTTTTAATTGCGGTATTGTTGGTCTGCCAAACGTAGGGAAATCTACCCTTTTCAATGCATTAACGAAAGCAGCGATTGCAGCGGAAAACTTCCCTTTCTGTACCATTGAACCAAACACAGGTATTGTTCCTGTACCAGATCCACGTTTAGACAAACTTGCTGCGATTGTTAAACCACAGCGTATTTTGCCAACCACAATGGAATTTGTGGACATTGCAGGTCTTGTTGCTGGTGCATCAAAAGGTGAAGGCTTAGGTAACCAATTCCTTGCTAACATCCGTGAAACTGATGCAATTGCACACGTTGTACGTTGTTTCGAAGACGAAAACGTAATTCACGTAAATGGTAAAATTGATCCGTTAGACGATATCGCAACCATCAATACTGAACTTGCACTTGCCGATCTTGAAACTGTTGCTAAAGCAATTTTACGCTTAACTAAAGTTGCTAAAGGCGGCGACAAAGAGGCTGTAGCAACTAAAGCAGTTTTAGAAAAAATCCAACCTTTACTTGACGAAGGTAAACCAGCTCGTGCAGCCGATTTGTCTGATGACGAACGTAAATTAGTTCGTGGTTTTGGTTTAATGACTTTAAAACCAACCATGTATATTGCAAACGTTGCAGAAGATGGTTTTGAAAATAACCCGCATTTAGATGCAGTAAAAAAACTTGCGGCTGAAGAAAACGCAATTGTTGTTCCTCTTTGCAACCAGATCGAAGCTGAAATTTCATTATTAGAAGATGAAGATCGTGCTGAGTTCTTAGAAGCAATGGGGATGGAAGAACCAGGCTTAAATGTGGTTATTCGTGCAGGTTATGCGCTTTTAGGTTTACAGACTTATTTCACTGCTGGTGAACAAGAAGTTCGTGCATGGACAGTAAAAGTTGGCGCAACCGCTCCTCAAGCAGCTGGTGTGATTCATACTGACTTCGAAAAAGGTTTTATCCGTGCTGAAGTTGTTGCATATGATGACTTTGTACAATACAACGGTGAAAACGGCGCTAAAGAAGCTGGTAAATGGCGTTTAGAAGGTAAAACTTACGTTGTTCAAGACGGCGATGTAATGCACTTCCGTTTTAACGTATAA
- a CDS encoding DUF962 domain-containing protein yields MSNLEQQLSKYAAYHLNHKNILTHFIGIPLIVFSILCLTARAGIDIGSFKLTLAIVLIAANTIYYFILDKVFGLLMLVLLAAVYPLASQIAQLSLGEWLAASIGFFVVGWVFQFVGHYFEKKKPAFVDDVIGLAIGPLFVLAEFIFMLGFRKPLHARILQEARSKREAMDISH; encoded by the coding sequence ATGTCAAATCTGGAGCAACAGCTTAGCAAATATGCGGCTTATCATTTAAATCATAAAAATATTTTGACGCACTTTATCGGTATTCCGCTCATCGTGTTTTCAATTTTGTGTTTAACCGCAAGAGCTGGAATCGATATTGGTAGTTTTAAACTGACTTTAGCCATAGTCCTGATTGCAGCTAATACGATCTATTATTTTATTTTAGATAAAGTATTTGGCTTACTCATGCTCGTTCTTTTAGCTGCTGTGTATCCACTAGCGAGCCAAATTGCTCAATTGTCTTTAGGAGAATGGTTAGCAGCAAGTATTGGCTTCTTTGTTGTCGGTTGGGTCTTTCAGTTTGTAGGACATTATTTTGAAAAGAAAAAACCGGCTTTTGTTGATGATGTGATTGGACTTGCGATAGGGCCGTTATTTGTATTGGCAGAATTTATATTTATGCTAGGTTTTAGAAAGCCTTTGCATGCGCGTATTTTACAAGAGGCACGCAGTAAACGAGAGGCGATGGATATTAGTCATTAA